In the Malania oleifera isolate guangnan ecotype guangnan chromosome 1, ASM2987363v1, whole genome shotgun sequence genome, one interval contains:
- the LOC131144575 gene encoding uncharacterized protein LOC131144575 isoform X1: MDYRSHPSVHMADPKDKGQGIAGIWGSGYYLPHTDADATRKIDELIAPIRYLGVNMLGFTVEGINAIGLTTQGFTKITRIFKAYSEPNVLEKLLKEATRETVLTNAREITLKQFIDLCQWLRTPEGQRVAQDIQRAVKIKRKAGKSENIQGFAYAQILQLLLQDMSAEARTIRTQHEAAIAALRKEIMMHEASMQAELDGLGAKYDPPAE; the protein is encoded by the exons ATGGA TTACAGATCTCATCCCTCCGTCCACATGGCTGATCCAAAGGATAAGGGTCAGGGCATTGCAGGAATTTGGGGTAGTGGATACTATCTCCCCCACACTGATGCCGATGCCACTCGAAAGATCGATGAATTGATCGCCCCGATCCGTTATCTGGGTGTAAACATGCTTGGTTTTACGGTCGAAGGGATCAATGCAATCGGGCTGACTACGCAAGGATTTACCAAGATAACGCGTATTTTCAAAGCTTACAGTGAACCGAATGTTCTGGAAAAGCTTCTGAAAGAGGCGACTCGCGAGACTGTCCTTACCAACGCCCGCGAGATTACCTTGAAGCAATTTATAGACCTTTGCCAATGGCTAAGAACACCTGAAGGGCAGAGGGTCGCCCAGGACATTCAACGCGCCGTAAAAATTAAGAGGAAGGCGGGGAAATCTGAGAACATCCAAGGGTTTGCCTACGCCCAGATCCTGCAACTTCTCCTCCAAGACATGTCTGCCGAAGCTAGGACGATCAGGACTCAGCATGAAGCCGCCATCGCTGCCCTCCGTAAGGAAATAATGATGCATGAAGCGAGTATGCAGGCCGAGCTTGATGGCCTTGGGGCGAAGTATGATCCTCCGGCCGAGTAA
- the LOC131144575 gene encoding uncharacterized protein LOC131144575 isoform X2: MADPKDKGQGIAGIWGSGYYLPHTDADATRKIDELIAPIRYLGVNMLGFTVEGINAIGLTTQGFTKITRIFKAYSEPNVLEKLLKEATRETVLTNAREITLKQFIDLCQWLRTPEGQRVAQDIQRAVKIKRKAGKSENIQGFAYAQILQLLLQDMSAEARTIRTQHEAAIAALRKEIMMHEASMQAELDGLGAKYDPPAE, translated from the coding sequence ATGGCTGATCCAAAGGATAAGGGTCAGGGCATTGCAGGAATTTGGGGTAGTGGATACTATCTCCCCCACACTGATGCCGATGCCACTCGAAAGATCGATGAATTGATCGCCCCGATCCGTTATCTGGGTGTAAACATGCTTGGTTTTACGGTCGAAGGGATCAATGCAATCGGGCTGACTACGCAAGGATTTACCAAGATAACGCGTATTTTCAAAGCTTACAGTGAACCGAATGTTCTGGAAAAGCTTCTGAAAGAGGCGACTCGCGAGACTGTCCTTACCAACGCCCGCGAGATTACCTTGAAGCAATTTATAGACCTTTGCCAATGGCTAAGAACACCTGAAGGGCAGAGGGTCGCCCAGGACATTCAACGCGCCGTAAAAATTAAGAGGAAGGCGGGGAAATCTGAGAACATCCAAGGGTTTGCCTACGCCCAGATCCTGCAACTTCTCCTCCAAGACATGTCTGCCGAAGCTAGGACGATCAGGACTCAGCATGAAGCCGCCATCGCTGCCCTCCGTAAGGAAATAATGATGCATGAAGCGAGTATGCAGGCCGAGCTTGATGGCCTTGGGGCGAAGTATGATCCTCCGGCCGAGTAA